A portion of the Pararge aegeria chromosome 10, ilParAegt1.1, whole genome shotgun sequence genome contains these proteins:
- the LOC120626659 gene encoding chaoptin isoform X2, which translates to MSLMAIVKFGYTIVVVSFLLMIWASLARALELHVDTGHPPCLFQALCTCSKPAGDLGIVTCKYVPILRVPAAVNSSKVFTLQLTGNKIRDLEPQFFQATGLYRLAINKNPLESIHEEAFYGLDNTLWELELKQDKLTSVPSRALRYLQKLRLLDLTGNEITDITGDNWLGLENTLQTLILADNSIASLPLDAFSGLPMLETLDLHGNHLSVIDSGVFRDGMSRLSKLLLGDNQLTLIPYEELSPLRQLRVLDLSNNLIKQIPPAHDLNGVKLSLDLLKLDENNIRIILPGSFKHFNVLNTTSLDGNPIYSIREDAFRNAKIKSLSLRDCGISELSPASFAGLESSLQSLDLSENNLTMISKSMLNKLDSLRFLNLRENKVDTNLLATNNPPDQFQSPAFNNFQFKLFFLDISGSSSLEMSLQDVRRMRSLRYLAVSKLIRRSITAEDFLEFGVELEDLKIIGSTINRIEASAFQHVRSIKTLDLSENNIEYIDPYAFAELHSLTGLKMANGLADSVKILPFEPLKALIELQNLDMSNNKLKNVPDTSFHFLYKLKTLNLQDNFIEHFSKGTLQTDIHRELESVCLSMNQMQRIDQHTFVNLRELQEILIEDNLIETVHRRSFTSLDNLKIIRLRGNIITEISEEAFQNLPALKELDISFNQLETFKFSIFDQVGSATALKVNVSYNRIISLTDSNAPNFYSSNFYPLPKAQRLVSEDASPQRIERGLVSEDASPLRIERGISTVSVNIRVMDLSHNNISYIAPYYFRHADLTLSELYLSHNLIRNITREVFGSMLMLQYLDLSHNQIYHMEYDCFKKVRNLQIIDLSHNHLIDMPVEVFHDMHGLTSVDLSDNNIKNIVDNLIISPALERLDLSDNDLSRIPTNCLSPAAAINLVELDLSGNNIPAVAIADLVQRFRHEPGDYWPEEPDYSDEYMYHTARRDHTRVFHQKKQYPQNILFKSLAWMDLSDNHLVRVESGSFAALPRLRWLDLGMNTPFLNGERGGSIFKGLERRLSHLGLRNVSLTNVPSMPLPKLKSLDLSYNNLPSVPTDITANLTRLRTLDLSYNDLTTVPVATHSLSDLRWLSLSGNPIPALMNTSMYGVSPRLEYLDVTHLRLNILEHGVFSKMYGLRTLKISVNGNIRDFNIPRILTHNYALENLYIQVDNNQIDLGKEMTGSLPSKLNNITITGRALKFLSQNVLSGVMSQTMTLTIYNTSIEEIEGEVFWKPGRIENLTLDLRDNFITRAPNPAKNEWPGVPNSLFLKDIFVAGNPLNCDCRIGWIQAWDRKRRQYLCDSPSECIATRDDVRFAKCPSHYNRTFSDVIAKDLDCSWSKGFWNSPNFFVVIIVAALTCLYI; encoded by the exons AGTTTGATGGCGATAGTCAAGTTCGGATACACCATAGTGGTGGTATCCTTCCTGTTAATGATATGGGCCTCTTTAGCGAGAGCGTTGGAA TTGCATGTCGACACGGGGCATCCGCCATGTTTGTTCCAAGCATTGTGCACATGTTCGAAGCCGGCTGGTGACCTTGGCATTGTGACTTGCAAGTACGTGCCCATACTCCGAGTACCAGCTGCAGTTAACAGCTCGAAGGTGTTCACGTTACAACTTACTGGGAACAAAATAAGGGATCTGGAACCTCAGTTCTTTCAGGCTACTG GTTTGTACAGGCTAGCAATAAACAAGAACCCGTTGGAGAGTATCCATGAAGAAGCGTTTTATGGCCTCGATAATACGCTATGGGAATTAGAACTGAAACAAGACAAACTGACGTCGGTGCCGAGCCGTGCGTTACGATATCTTCAGAAGCTACGGCTGCTTGATTTAACtg GTAACGAAATAACAGATATAACTGGAGACAACTGGCTAGGTTTGGAAAACACTCTGCAGACACTCATTCTAGCCGACAATTCCATAGCCAGTTTGCCCCTGGACGCGTTCTCTGGATTGCCGATGCTCGAAACATTGGATTTACATGGGAACCATTTATCTGTGATCGACAGCGGGGTCTTTAGAGATGGTATGAGCAGACTTAGCAAG CTTCTCCTTGGAGACAATCAGCTCACGTTGATTCCTTACGAGGAGCTGTCCCCGCTGCGACAGTTACGTGTTCTAGATCTTTCAAATAATCTTATTAAGCAGATACCTCCAGCACACGATTTGAACGGTGTCAAACTATCATTGGATCTTTTAAA ATTGGATGAAAACAATATAAGGATTATACTACCAGGTTCGTTCAAGCATTTTAATGTGTTGAACACCACGAGTCTTGATGGGAATCCAATATACTCAATACGA GAGGACGCTTTCCGCAATGCAAAGATTAAATCGTTGTCACTCCGTGACTGCGGAATCTCGGAGTTGTCTCCAGCATCCTTCGCTGGTCTCGAGAGTAGCCTTCAGAGCCTCGACCTGTCTGAGAATAACTTGACAATGATTTCAAAATCCATGCTGAACAAATTGGACTCGTTGCGATTCTTGAACCTGAGAGAGAATAAG GTGGACACAAACTTACTTGCAACGAACAACCCGCCAGACCAGTTTCAATCACCagcatttaataattttcaattcaaGCTATTTTTTTTGGACATAAGTGGTTCATCTTCTTTGGAAATGAGTTTACAAGATGTGAGAAG GATGCGCTCGCTTCGATACTTAGCAGTTAGTAAGTTAATACGACGGAGTATAACTGCAGAAGATTTTCTTGAATTTGGTGTAGAGTTAGAAGATCTCAAAATTATTGGAAGCACGATTAATAGAATCGAAGCTAGTGCATTTCAACACGTTCGTTCTATAAAAACGTTAGACCTCTCAGAAAACAATATCGAGTACATTGATCCATACGCTTTTGCTGAG CTACATAGCTTAACTGGGTTGAAAATGGCGAATGGTTTGGCAgattctgtaaaaatattaccgTTTGAACCATTAAAGGCTCTTATTGAGTTACAAAATCTAGACATGAGCAATAACAAACTGAAAAATGTACCTGATACGTCCTTCCACttcttgtataaattaaaaacgcttaaTTTGCAAGATAACTTTATTGAACATTTTTCAAAAGGAACCTTACAG ACTGATATTCATCGAGAGTTAGAAAGTGTATGCTTATCGATGAATCAAATGCAAAGGATTGACCAACATACTTTCGTAAACTTAAGAGAGCTTCAGGAAATTTTGATAGAGGACAATTTAATAGAAACAGTTCACAGAAGGTCATTCACAAGTTTAGATAACTTGAAAATCATCAGGTTGAGAGGAAACATCATAACTGAAATAAGTGAAGAAGCTTTCCAGAATTTACCAGCTTTGAAAGA GTTGGATATATCATTTAATCAATTAGAAACGTTCAAATTCTCAATATTTGACCAAGTGGGATCTGCTACAGCATTAAAAGTCAATGTTTCGTACAACAGAATAATTTCATTAACAGATTCGAATGCTCCAAACTTCTATTCATCGAACTTCTATCCTTTACCAAAAGCGCAGA GATTAGTATCTGAGGATGCCAGTCCTCAACGTATAGAAAGAG GATTAGTATCTGAGGATGCCAGTCCTCTACGTATAGAAAGAG GTATCAGTACTGTGTCTGTTAATATCAGAGTAATGGATTTATCACATAACAACATTTCTTATATTGCACCTTATTACTTcag ACATGCAGATTTAACCTTATCAGAACTCTATCTATCCCATAATCTGATAAGAAATATAACAAGGGAAGTATTCGGTTCTATGCTTATGTTGCAATATTTGGATTTGTCACATAATCAAATATACCATATGGAGTATGATTGTTTCAAGAAAGTGAGAAATTTACAG ATTATAGATTTATCGCATAATCATTTAATTGATATGCCGGTAGAAGTATTCCACGATATGCACGGACTGACTTCAGTTGATCTTTCCGACAATAATATCAAAAACATAGTTGATAATCTTATTATTTCCCCGGCATTAGAaag GTTAGATCTTTCTGATAACGATCTGTCAAGAATACCGACAAATTGTCTATCTCCTGCAGCGGCCATCAATTTGGTTGAACTGGACCTGAGCGGAAACAACATACCGGCAGTGGCTATCGCAGATCTGGTCCAAAGATTCCGA CACGAACCGGGCGACTACTGGCCGGAGGAGCCCGACTACAGCGATGAATACATGTACCACACCGCTAGGCGAGATCACACCAGAGTGTTCCATCAAAAAAAGCAATACCCGCAGAATATTTTGTTTAAG TCTCTGGCCTGGATGGACCTTTCTGACAACCATTTGGTGCGAGTTGAAAGTGGTTCATTTGCGGCATTGCCTAGACTCCGTTGGTTGGATTTGGGCATGAACACGCCTTTCCTCAACGGTGAACGCGGTGGCAGTATTTTCAAAGGACTGGAAAGAAGATTATCTCATTTGGGCCTCAGAAACGTCAGCTTGActaat GTTCCATCAATGCCATTACCAAAACTGAAAAGTTTGGATTTATCATACAACAATCTCCCATCGGTGCCAACAGACATAACGGCAAATTTGACCCGCCTACGTACCCTGGACCTTTCATACAATGACTTGACAACAGTACCTGTG GCCACACACTCCTTAAGTGATCTTCGTTGGCTGTCTTTGTCTGGTAATCCTATCCCAGCTCTGATGAACACAAGTATGTATGGAGTATCCCCGCGCCTTGAATATCTTGATGTAACACATTTACGTCTGAATATTCTGgag CATGGCGTGTTCAGCAAAATGTACGGCCTAAGGACTTTAAAGATTTCTGTTAATGGAAATATCAGGGACTTCAACATCCCAAGAATCCTTACTCATAACTATGCTTTGGAAAATCTTTACATACAAGTAGATAATAATCAGATCGATCTTGGCAAAGAAATGACTGGTTCATTGCCTTCGAAGCTAAACAATATCACTATAACTGGAAGAGCTTTGAAGTTCCTGTCACAGAATGTTTTAAGT GGTGTGATGTCCCAAACCATGACATTAACAATCTACAATACCAGCATCGAGGAAATTGAAGGCGAAGTATTTTGGAAGCCAGGTCGCATAGAGAACTTGACTCTGGACCTAAGAGACAATTTCATCACCAGAGCTCCTAACCCTGCGAAGAACGAATGGCCCGGTGTTCCCAATTCATTGTTCCTCAAAGATATATTCGTTGCAGGGAATCCACTTAATTGTGACTGCCGTATTGG GTGGATTCAGGCATGGGATCGTAAGAGAAGGCAATATCTATGTGACAGTCCGTCAGAGTGTATAGCAACGAGGGACGATGTGCGGTTTGCAAAATGCCCGTCGCACTATAACAGGACTTTTAGCGAT GTTATTGCAAAAGATCTGGATTGCAGTTGGAGCAAAGGATTTTGGAACTCACCTAATTTCTTCGTTGTCATAATAGTGGCAGCTCTAACGTGCCTCTATATTTGA